The following is a genomic window from Pedobacter sp. KBS0701.
CATTAGCAAACCAACTTTAGATGCTTTGCAAAAAACAATCCGCGATTTTTTAAACAATAATAAATTCAGTAATGAAAGTTATAAACCTCAGGAACGTATAGACTGTAGTTTTATCATCACCATCAATTCATGGGATGGTGGCTCTGGATATACTGCCGAAGCACAGATTCAAAGCAGTCGCCCTGTTTTTAACAGCTCTTACAATAGCACTTTGTTAAATATGAGCGATAAGAATTTCGATTTTAATTTCAACGATGGGGCCACAATCGACTTCTCTGATCAAAATTACATTTCCAATATCAGTGCCCTCCTCACCTACTATGCTTATACCATCATCGGTATGGATAAAGATAGTTTTAGCAAAATGGGCGGAACTCCTTTTTACAAAAAAGCACAGAATATTATTAACCTTGCACAGGCTTCCGGCAATACCGGCTGGAGGGCAGCCGATGGCTTACGTAACCGCTTTTGGTTCAACGAAAATGTTTTAAACCCCATTTTTGCCGAGCTCCGCAATTTCATTTACAGCTATCATTTAAGTGGCCTGGATCAGCTAACCGACAATGATAAAGGCTTAACGCAGATTGTTGCCGCACTACCTGCACTGCAACAAATGGATAAGCAGAAACTGGGCTCTATTTTCCCTAATGTTTACTTTGCCACTAAAGCCGAAGAAGTAACCAATGTACTTTCTAAACTCAATGGACAAGAGCGCATGAAAGCCTATAATATGCTGGCAGAAATCGATCCGGCAAATATTGGTAAGTACGAGGGACTGAAGAAGAATTAATATTGTTGGTCAATAGTTTGATAGCTCATGGTTTATAGCTTAGCAATTGATTATTAAATCGGTTAATTATATATCAAGCCCATCAGTCAACCAGTTTCAACAGTTAACTGCTATATGGCGTTGTGTAGCTAAAATATAGTTTCTAAAAATGATGAAAAGATTTTTATTAATTACAATTTGTCTTTTACCATTAAGCTTGCTGGCACAATCTTCATTTACCATTAAGGGCTTTGGCAAAGCTTATAAAAATGGCGATAAGATATTTTTAACTTATCGGCAAGGTGATCAACTTATTGAAGATTCTACTTTGGTAAACAAAGGTTCCTTCGAGTTTAGAGGGAATTTTAAAACTAAAGTAAGAGGCTACATTTGCCGAAATGACAATCCCCGATTTGCATCCGAACTATTTGATTCATTTGATATTTACATTGAAGCAGGACAGATTACGCTGAATTCTCCAGATACTTTAAACAATTCCATTATTTCTGGAACTCCATTAAATAATGATTATGCTAAACTTCACGCCGCTTTAAAATCCCTTAAAGAAAAAAAAATAAAAGATCCCGGTAAACTTAGTGCAGAAGAACTAAAGGATACGGCTTTGGTAAACCTAATCAAAGCTAAAGCTCAGACTGCATATTACGAAACATTTCCTATCCAGTTTAGCTTTGTAGATAAACATCCGAATTCCTATGTAAGTTTATTGACTTTAAGTCAAATAGCACGCACCAGTAAATATCTGCCACGCGTAGCGAAAAGTTTTGCAAAATTATCTATCGAACTTAAAGAAATGCCAGAAGGCAAAAAAATAGCAAAAGATATTTTGGAGGGCAAAAAAATTTCTATAGGCATGATGGCAAAAGACTTTATCCAAAATGATATAAATGGTAATCCGGTCAGACTTTCAACTTATCAGAACAAATATGTCCTTGTCGATTTTTGGGCTTCCTGGTGCCAACCTTGTCGAGAAGAAAATCCAAATGTTTTAGCTGTTTATCATCAGTACAAAGAAAAAAACTTTACGGTCCTCAGCGTATCGATCGACGTATTGGCGAATAAAGCAAACTGGTTAAACGCCATTAAAGAAGATCAGTTACCCTGGATGCAGGTGTCTGATCTTAAAAAAGAAAACGAAGCGGCTAAACTTTATGGCGTTACTTCCATACCATCGAATGTACTTATTGATCCTAGCGGAAGAATAATTGCAAAAGATATCAAGGGAAAAGAACTACGCGATAAAATGGCTGAATTATTAGGTGCTAAGTAATTGTATTGAGACGGGTTAACTGGTTAATTATCTGAATTGGTTAATTGTATATCATGCCCATTAGTTAACCAATTAAACAGTAAGTAGTTTCTCTGTTTGTGATGATTAATTTTAGAAAAGCAATTTCAGCTTTTCAATTAAAGCCAGTCCTGCTTTCGTTCATACGCCTGCAGGCCTTAAACGCAGGCAGGTATCCACATCAATTAGGTTTAATAACTTCGGTTAGTTTTTCATATTAGGGAGTTTCCTTTCTAAAGCCTGATTTTATACAACATTTTTCCCTACCCAGCGTCTTATATCACAGTTAAGCAATAACCAGTTTCAATAATTAACCGATAAAGCTAAAAATTTGTTAAAATATTTTGATATTACGAATATCTTCGTACATTTGAATACGAAATAATTCGTACAACTTGTAACATATGACTAATCATAACATCAAACCAACAGAAGGTGAAATGGAAATCCTCCAGGTGCTTTGGCAAAAGGGGAATGCAACGGTAAGAGAAGTTCATGAAGCATTAAATAAAAAAGACTCCGGGTATACCACCACCTTAAAACTGATGCAGATTCTGCATGAGAAAGGAATGGTAGAAAGAGATACCAACCAAAAAACACATATTTATAAAGCGCTTGTTAGTCAGGATAAAACTGAAAAGCAATTGGTAAACAAAATGATCGATAACGTATTTAACGGATCGGCAGCGAGGTTGGTGATGCAGGCTTTGGGTAACCACAGTGCAAGTGCAGAAGAAATTGACGAAATAAAAAAATATTTAGATAGCCTGAAGTAAGGCTATTGTTGAAGGTTGAAAGGTGTAGGGTTCAGATCCCTAATAAGCAGTAAAATTTTCGGGTTGTCCCCGCATAAAAAATTAAAACCACCGTTATGGAAACTTTATTACAACAGTTTATCAAAGCTTTTGGCTGGAGTATTTTAAACTCACTCTGGCAAAGCGCCATTATTTATGGCATCCTGTTTATCGTCATGCTCAGCATTCCGAAACTGGCGGCAAAATATAAGCACAACCTTGCTTTTGGTGCGATCATGTTAATGTTTATTGGCTTCAGCTACAATATCATCCACCAGTTAACATTGAATATAAATGATCATGCCCCCGCAATCAGCCCTCAAAATATTCAGGTTTACCAATATTTCAATAACCTGCCACCAAGTTTTAGCAGTAAGGCAGAGCAATATTTTCCTATTGTAGTCATATTTTATGCTATCGGTATTGTGCTTCAGTTATTCGTTATTATTAAAGGCTATGGTCAGCTTTCAAAATTGAAAAAAGAAAGTTTAAGTACCATTCCAGACAGTTGGAAAACTATTTTCGAGCAAGTAACTACCCGCCTTAAAATTAATAAAGTTATCCGGTTCCACCTCTCATCTATTGTTAACGTGCCTTTGGTGATCGGTTATTTGAAACCTGTGGTATTATTTCCACTGGCCCTGGTAAGCCAATTAGATAACGATCAGGTAGAAGCGATATTAATCCATGAGTTATCGCATATCAGAAGAAATGATTTCCTATTGAACCTCATTAAAACAGCCATAGAAACATTATTATTCTATAATCCATTTGTATGGATGGCTGGTAGATTTATACATATTGAACGTGAGCATGCCTGCGATGATCTGGTATTAAAAATTACCGGAAAACCATTGAATTATGCCCACGCCCTGCTTAAACTCGAATTATTAAAAGATAAAAACAGTCCGGCTTATGCACTGGCAGCAACAGGCCAGACCCAGAATTTGTATCAACGCATTAAAAGAATAACCAACATGAAAACAAATTATTTAAACGCCAAACAACAAATGGCAGCCTTAACTTTAGGGGTAGCTTGCTTGTTTTCTATTGCCTGGATCAATCCAACAGAAAAGAAAAAAGAAAACAAAATACAACCTAAACAGGAAATTTTAAGCGTACGGTCTGCGAACGGAACCATAAGCCACCTGATCTGTACCGATACTACCAAAAAGCGTAAAATCAAAATTATTACCATTGATGCAAATGGCAACAAAAAAGAGTACAATTCTCTTAAAGAAATGCCTGATAGCCTAAGAAAAGATTTTTACAGGGACGAACTTTTTGGCGGCAACGGAATATACAGGATCAATCTTGACAGTTCATTTAAATTTAGATTAAACGATTCTCTTCTAAATAAAAAACTTTATAAAGAGTATAACTCACCAGAAGCACAGGCCAAATGGAAAAAATTTGGCGAAGATATGGCCAAACAATACAGCTCTCCTGAGGCACAAGCTAAATGGAAAAAATTTGGCGAAGATGTAGCCAAACAATACAGCTCACCAGAAGCACAGGCTAAATGGAAAAAATTTGGCGAAGATATTGCCAAACAATACAATTCACCAGAAGCACAGGCTAAATGGAGAAAATTCAGCGAAGAGATGCAAAAGAAAATGAATTCTCCGGAGGCTCAGGCAAAATGGAAAAAATTTGGCGAAGATATGGCTGCAAAAATCAATACACCAGAGTTTAGAGCCCAGTTGGATAACATTAGAATGCAGGTATTGAAATCAGGTGATATGGTTAATTTATCAGGCCTAACCAACTTACAATCTGATTCTATATTTAAAGGAAATAGAAACACACTTACCGGCCCAGATGGAACAGTATTCTTTTACAACGACAACAATAACACCAACAGCAAAGTAAAACAGACTGAAGAATATAAAAAGCTGAAAGAAAAATTCGATAGCGAGGTGAAGGAACTGAAAGAGAAAATGGAGAAAAAAGAAAAAATTGATGGTGGCAACAAAAGTTCACAGATCAGTCCTGCTGTAATGCTTTACAACAATAAAAATTTTTCAGATCCAGCTAAAATATTGAAAATCGAGAATGCGGTAGTAACCTATAAAAAAGCTGATTTTAAAATTGCAGATCAGTTGGCATTAAAAAGTTTTCTAAAAACTGATAACCCAATTGCCATTGCAAATAACAACACCATCAGCATTTCGATTAAATAAAACAACACACAACCAAACAGATTAAGGAACAGCGGAGAAAATTCTCCGCTGTTTTTGTTTGATAAATTTCGACTTAATTTAATTTGTACCTTCGCCAGCCTTTAAAATTACTTTATTATGCGCTCCATTAAGTTTAACATCATTGTCCTTTTAACCATTCTGAGTTTAACTACTTTTGCCCAAACAAAAGTGGTTTCTAACTCATATAGCTTTGGTATTATTTTAAAAATCGAAAAATTTGCAGGCAGGGATTTTCGATATTCATTGGAATTAAAATCGACAGATACAGACTCACTGAAAAACATCGTGATTAAAGTCCAACAGGTTATTAACGATGACGAATGGCTTGATGTTAATTTAGCGAAAGACGTGACCAAAGATACCGTATGGCATTCTTTAAAAATCAGCAGTAAAATAAATCCAAGGGCTAAAGAAATATGGCTCTATGCCAATTTTGAAGGTAATGGGAACTTTTTCGTGGATAATTTAAAGTTCGAAATTAAAACTGAAAGTGGAGATTGGGAAAAGTTTCCTATAAAAAACGCAGATTTTGAAAATAATGAAAATAATCCATTAAAAGATTTTCGAACCAATGCAAATATACCAGACGGTAGCACTATTGGTTTACGAAACAGAACAGATTCAATTGGCGGAAAAGCATTATTGATTAAAACAACAAAAGCTTCAGTGATTTTTAAAACCAACTACGGTGCCAATAAACGCATTGGAAAATATTGCAATATCAATGGAATAAAAATCTATTACGAAACTTACGGTACCGGCGAACCTTTATTATTGTTGCATGGAAATGGACAGTCGATTGTAGATTTTAACAAACAGATACCCGAATTAGCCAGATATTATCGTGTTATTGCCGTTGATACCCGTGCACAGGGAAAGAGTATTGATAATGATTCTTCTAAATTAAGTTACGATATTTTTGCTTCTGACATGAAGGCTCTTTTAGATTCCCTGAACCTTAAAAAAGTAAATGTTTTAGGATGGAGTGATGGAGGAAATACAGGATTGATCATGGCCATTAAATATCCAGATTACGTTGGAAAGTTGGTTGTAATGGGTGCGAATCTAAATCCAACAGAAAATGCAGTTGAAAAAAGCATGCTAAATCAATTAAAAAAAGATCTAAAAAAGCTTCAGCAAAAACAAGATACAGAATCAAAGCAAATGACAAGATTGCTTTTGATGTTATCCACAGAACCCAACATCAATGTTGAAGACTTGCATACAATCAGTGCGAAAACATTGGTACTGGCCGGAGAAAAGGATGTAATTAAAGCTGAACATACCAGGCTTATTGCCAGCAACATCAGCGGCTCACAGCTAATTATTTTCAAGAAGCAAACGCACATGGTACCTAACGAAAATCCTCTGCTTTTTAATGAAACTGTACTTAATTTTTTAAAACAGGAAGATGTAAAGAATTAATGAAATTTGTTTCGCTGTTTTTGTTTTATACTGGCCTGTTGAATAAATTTTAATATTTTTGCTTAGCATGCTACAAAAACTTTCTATCCGTAATTACGCATTAATTGATAGTCTTGATATCGAATTCGATAAAGGCTTAAATATCATCACAGGTGAAACCGGTGCTGGTAAATCGATCATACTTGGCGCATTATCGCTAATTTTGGGTCAGCGGGCAGAAAGCAAATACTTTTTTAACCAGGATAAAAAATGTGTTATTGAAGGTAGTTTTGTATTGGCAGACGAAAACCTGAAAGAACTTTTTGAAGAAAATGACCTGGATTTTTTAAACGAAAGCCTTTTACGCAGGGAAATTTCTATCGATGGTAAAACAAGATCGTTCATTAACGATACGCCTGTTAATTTATCTATACTGAAACAGATCGGCGAAAAACTGATCGATATCCACTCGCAGCATGCCACGCAGGAGATCAATGATGCTGATTTTCAATTATTGATTGTTGATTCGCTTGCAAACCACAAATCATTATTGTTCGACTACCGTAGTGGGTTTAAAAAACTCAGACAGGATACTTCCCTGTTAAAAAAATTAATCGCTGAAGCCGACGAAGCCCGTAATAAACAGGATTATGAACAGTTTTTGCTTAACGAACTCGAACAGGCAAAATTACAGGAAGGCGAACAGGAAGAACTGGAACAAGAGTTGGAACGATTAACCCATGCCGAAACCATTAAACGGGCGTTACTTACCACTTCGGGTTTAATTAACGAAAGCGAACCTTCTGCCCTCCAGATTTTAAAAGAAGCTTCGTTACAGTTACAAGGCATAGAAAAATTCGATCCGGCAATTAATGTACTTTACGAACGTTTACGCTCATCAATTATAGAAATAAAAGATATCACCGATGAGGTTTCTGGCATTGAAGAAAATACCATACACAGCGCTGATCGTTTAGAGCTTGTAAATCAGAGACTGGATCTTTTTTATTCACTTCAACAAAAACACAGGTTAGCCAATAATACAGAACTGTTAGCCTTTCAAAAGCAATTGGAAGAGAACCTGAACAAACTCCTATCCTCTGATGAGCATATTGAAAAACTTCAGAAAGAAATCAATCAGCTTAAAAAAGAATTGCATAAACAGGCTAACCAGTTAAGTGCTAACCGAAAAAAAGCAATTAAGGTGGTAGAAGAGCAAACCGGCACCACATTAAAAAAAGTGGGAATGCTAAATGCTAAATTGTTTCTGGATCAAAAAACCATATCAGAACTGAATAAAGACGGACTGGATGAAATTAACCTGCTTTTTACAGCAAATGCTGGCCAGGCCCCTGCACCGGTAAATAAAGTAGCTTCTGGTGGTGAATTATCCCGATTAATGTTGGCTATAAAAGCTTTATTGGCCAAACACACTTCGCTACCCACCATTATTTTCGACGAAATTGATACCGGAATTTCTGGTGAAACCGCGTTAAAAGTTGGAGAAGTAATTGCTGATTTAGGACAGAACATGCAGGTAATTTCAATTACGCACCTGCCGCAGATTGCAGCCAAAGGTATCTCACATTACTTCGTTCATAAAAACGAGGATAATGGAAAAACCACTACCGGAATCCGCAAGCTTAAACAGGAAGAACGCATTGGTGTAATTGCCGAAATGTTAAGTGGGAAAAACCCAGGTTCGTCTGCCATGGAAAATGCGCGGGAGTTGCTCGCCTAATTCTGACATTACGTCATCTCGAGCGGAGTGCAACGTAGTCGAGAGATCTATCTAGGCAGATCTCTCCATTCCACTGCGTTTCAGTCCAGATGACGACTTTTCTTATGGATTTGTTAATGGTAGGGAAATGTTGTTGTGCTGTCAGATGTTCCTATCTGAAAGCTAAAAAGAAAAGCACTAATAATTTTACATCATGATTTAGACATAAACTAACAAATTAGTTTATATTTAATGAATGAAATCTTTTATACTTTTACTTTCATTTTTAGCCATTGGTAACTTTTGTCTTGCTCAACAAAGTTATGTCCTTTCGGGTATAATTAAAGATAAACGCGGCGAGGCTTTACCTGGAGCTGGCGTATATGTAAGTGGCTATAAAATTGCTACGGCAACAGATAATAATGGCCAATACACCCTTCCCTTAAAACCAGGAAACTACGATATTTTAGTACAATTAATTGGCTACAAAGCGTTAAATAAAAACGTAGTGATTGCTGATAAAGCTGTAAAACTTGATCTTACCCTTGAAGAAAGTGTAACTCAATTGGCAGAAGTAACCATTAAACCCGATCCGAACAGAGAACATTATATTGGCATGTTTAAGGACTATTTTATTGGAACCACGCCTAATGCAGAACAGTGTAAGCTTATCAATCCTAAAGTATTGATTATCGATTACGATAAAGAGGAACATAAACTCACCGTAAAAACCACCGAATTTCTGATTGTCGAAAACAAGGCGCTTGGATACCGCATTAAATACCTTTTGAATAATTTTGAATACGACAGTAAAACAAGAATCATCTATTATGAAGGTTTTCCTTATTATGAAGACTTAAAAGGATCAGCAAGAAGGAAGAAAATTTGGGATCAAAAACGGATTACCGCTTATCTGGGATCGCCGCAGCATTTTTTCAGATCAATTTATAATGGCAAGGCAACTGAAGAGGGCTTTATCATTAATAAATTAATTACTCAGCCAAATCCTGACAAACCTTCAGATAGTACCATAAATGTCAATATTAAACGTTTAACAAAAGTGCAGGAAGGTTTATTACGCAAACCGATAACCATTAATCATGAAGATTCGCTCAGTTACTGGATCAGAAAGAAAAACCTACCAGGTGGAATTTCTTTTTTAAGCCGTGCTCCGGTAATGCAGGATACACTGGTGCATGTAAAAAATCAAAGTATTAAAAGCTTCAATTTTACGGATCAACTTTATGTTATCTACACAAAAGAAAGGGAGAATCCTGCTTACGCTAACCGGATCGGCCTGTCTATTGCCCGACCGTTAGATACGCCCGATTACCAGATTTCTACCATAGCCTTACATGTTGTTCCGGTATATTTTTACGAAAACGGCGCTATTTACAACCCGCGTTCGATGCTTTATTCAGGTTATTGGGGCTGGGAAAAAATTGCTGATAGTGTACCTATGGATTATTTGCCACCAGCCAGTGTAGATGGGAAAAATTGAGAAAATTAAATCCAGCCAAATAAAAGCATGCGTATAATATAGAGAACAAGTATTTTTCCTTTTTTTGAAAAGCAAATGCAGTGCTCTTCGGTTTCAACAGTCCCGCACTTCGTTACAAATCCTCGCCCTCATGCTTTGGGCTGTGGGTTTTCCACTGCGGTCGGGTTTACCTGACAGGACTGGTAATACTATTGAGGGGCTTTAGAACTATTCAGCACCTACCGCTGTTCAATAAACCTGACAGAGCGGGTAGGTAGTCCACAGTGAAGCGCAGCGTAACGAGGACTACAAGCGATGGCGGGACCGCTGTAGCCATGAAAAACGGAGCTTTCGTTTTCAAATAAAAAACGACTCTTGTTGTAAACCAGGCTTATTTTAGAGAAATTATCTTCTTAAAGATCCTTCTCTGCGCTCAGGATGACAGCGCTCATGCTTTGGGCTGTGGGTTTTCTACTGCGGTCGGGTTTACCTGACAGGACTGGTAATACTATTGAGGGGCTTTAGAACTATTCCGCACCTACCGCTGTTCAATAAACCCGACAGAGCGGGTAGCCCCACAGTGAAGCGCAGCGTAACGAGGACTACAAGCGATGGCGGGACCGCTGTAGCCATGAAAAACGGAGCTTTCGTTTTCAAATAAAAAACGACTCTTGTTGTAAACCAGGCTTATTTTAGAGAAATTATCTTCTTAAAGATCCTTCTCTGCGCTCAGGATGACAGCGCTCATGCTTTGGGCTGTGGGTTTTCTACTGCGGTCGGGTTTACCTGACAGGACTGGTAATACTATTGAGGGGCTTTAGAACTATTCCGCACCTACCGCTGTTCAATAAACCCGACAGAGCGGGTAGCCCCACAGTGAAGCGCAGCGTAACGAGGACTACAAGCGATGGCGGGGCTACTGCCGCCATGGAAAACGGAGCTTTCATTTTCAGAAAACAATATTTGCTGTTCACTTAACTTATTTTGATCAAATTCTCTTTTAAAGATCCTTCACTGCGCTCAGGATGACAAATTGTATCAGCCTGGTCTCAGCTTGAAATGATGATTAATTATAAATGTTAAATTTGTTAAAATTCTTTTTCGTTTTTAATAAATATTACGCCTTTTGGTTACATTCGTCTCCATGATTAAAAGCCTTTTAGTAGCCCTTACGCTGATTATTCTGGGTACTAATGCCATTGCTCAAAACACTTTCTCAATTAGTGGTTTGGTTAGGGATCAAAAAGATGGATTACCAGGTGCAAGTATCTACTTGAGTGGTTATAAAATTGCTACTGTTGCTGATAATGACGGAAGATTTAAACTCTCCAACCTAAAGCCGGGCAGTTACGATTTACTCGTTCAACTGGTTGGTTACCTCCCCTATTCTAAAAGTGTAATCATCTCGGATAAATCGGTCCAGGTAGAGCTTGTTTTAAAAGAAAATGTTGCCCAGCTTGATGAAGTGGTGATCAGGGCTGACCCTAACCGCCAGAAATATATTAACCAGTTTAAAGAATTTTTTATTGGCAAAACGCCAAATGCAACTCAATGCAAAATCTTAAATCCTCAGGTTTTAAATGTAGATTATGATGTAACCAAAAGTACCCTCAGCGTTTCTACAACCGAATTTTTGGTGGTCGAAAATAAAGCTTTGGGCTACCGCCTTAAATACATGCTCGATCATTTCGAATACAATTCGCGAACCCACATTATTTATTATTCTGGTCATCCGTTTTTTGAAGAATTAAAAGCTTCAGCAGCTAAAAAGAAAAAATATATTGCCGCCCGTGAAGTGGCCTATTATGGTTCTTCGCAACATTTTTTCCGTTCGCTTTATGCCAATAAAACAAAGGAAGAAGGTTTTATCATCAATAAAATGATCAAAATCCCCAACCCTAATCGTTATCCGCAATACATCATCAATACCAATTTAGAAAAGATTAAGGCCGTCCCCGAAAAAACCGGCATCAGGCAAACCAAAGGAAAAATAGATACAGCGTTGCTTGCCTTTTGGACCAAGCAACAGGAAATGCCGAAAACCATCGATAAATTTTCGCGAGCGGATGTGCTTACAGATACTTTAGTGCATTACTTTAACCAGAATTTAAAATACCTAAGTTATACTGATGCCTTGCTGATTCAATATACCAAAGAGAAAGAATCGCTGGCTTATTCTAAAACCGGTTTCTGGATTTTCAGGCCTTTAGATGTCCCCGAAAATGAAATCTCCGTTGCCAATTTAACCGGCGAAGGTGTACGTTTTTACGAAAATGGTGGCATTTATGATTCGCGCTCGCTCCTTTTCGAAGGCTATTGGGCTTATGAAAAAGTAGCAGATATGGTGCCGATGGATTATGTACCGCTTCCGAAGAAGGAATGATGGATGATTTGAGATGGAAAATGTAAGATGTATGATGGGATCTAAAACTAAAATTGTTGAAAAGTAACCATTATTGATACTTAAAATTACTAAAAATATTAGTAATTTTAAATTATGATTGGCGAAGAAGAAAAACAGTATTTTAAAGGACGGGGTGCTCAGGTTAATCCACACAATAAGTTTTTAAAAGATGTTTACATCAAGGAACATCATGAAGGCATAGATGATTGGGAAGAAAGCGACCGCAAAACATCCTTTATTTTCGAAAATTCAAAAACCATCGTAAACAAGGTTGACAGTCCGGATGTGGGCATGGCCTACTCGCTTAATCCCTATCAGGGATGTGAGCATGGCTGTACCTATTGTTATGCCCGCAACTCTCACCAATATTGGGGTTATAGTGCAGGTATCGAGTTTGAAAGAAAAATAATTGTAAAAAAAGACGCACCTGAACTGTTTAAAAAGTTTTTGGAAAAAAAAGGTTGGGATGCAACCACCATTTCACTTTCGGGTAATACCGATTGCTATCAACCTGCGGAAAGGAAATTTAAACTCACCCGCCAATTACTCGAAATCGCGCTGGCATACAAGCAGCCCATCGGCATGATTACTAAAAATTCTTTGATCCTCCGCGATCAGGATATTTTACAGGAAATGGCCAAGCTAAACCTCTGTATGGTTTATGTTTCCATCAATAGTTTAAATGAAGATCTGCGCCAGGTGATGGAACCGCGTACCACTACAGCAAAACAACGCTTAAGAGTGGTGGAGGAATTAAGCAAAGCCGGTATACCTATGGGGGTGATGGTCGCTCCTCTCGTTCCCGGTTTAAGCGATCATGAAATTCCGAAAATTTTAAAAGCTGTAGCCAATGCCGGTGCCATTAAAGCAGGTTATACTGTAGTTCGGTTAAACGGAGCGATAGGACAGATATTTGAAGATTGGCTGCGCAAAAACTTTCCTGACCGTTTCGAGAAAGTCTGGCATTCGATTCAGAGTTGCCACGGCGGTAATGTAAACGACAGCCGTTTTGGCGACCGAATGCGTGGCGATGGCAATATCTCGCAGATGATCAGGGATAATTTCAGGCTGCACTGCCGTTTGAACGGCTTAAATGTAAAGGATATTATTTTAGACCACACTTTGTTCAAAATCCCAAGTAATCAGGTGAGTCTGTTTTAACATTTGGGGAGAAAAATCCCTAGCGCTCCGTGGCCGTGGTTTTATCATCACGGCTATCTCAAATTAGTTGATCACAATTTGTAATTCTACCGCGTTGACACATCTTTTTTAAGAATAGTTTAGCATCATGCTGGGTTGCTTAAAAGAAGTATAGGCTGTACCGAAGAACGTCGTCAATCCCAAGAGCCAGGGAAATCAAAAAAACAGGTGCAGTTCAGGTAAATTGGCAGTAACAAACCTGAAACGCAGTAGTTTTGTGTTCATAAGCGATGATTTAATAGTTAAAAAATATTGAACACAAAATGAAGTGCCGCTGTTTTTTTGATGTGCATGGGATTGTGCAAAAGGCTCATTGCTGGATCCGATAGTCATCGGATGACAAAGCGCTTTGGGTACTTTGGCGCTCCAAAATGCGCAGCATTCTTGAACGCCGCTAAAAACAATATTAACCGTGAAAAACTACCATGCCCCACGGCATAGAGCGAAAAACTACAGTTAACAGTCGTTACCGATTTGCAATAGGGATTTTTGAGCTTCGGGTTTGTGATCTGCCTTAATTAATTTGTAATCCAGCTTGATAAAACTTAGTTTTAACACCATGAACATTGCATTAG
Proteins encoded in this region:
- the recN gene encoding DNA repair protein RecN, which gives rise to MLQKLSIRNYALIDSLDIEFDKGLNIITGETGAGKSIILGALSLILGQRAESKYFFNQDKKCVIEGSFVLADENLKELFEENDLDFLNESLLRREISIDGKTRSFINDTPVNLSILKQIGEKLIDIHSQHATQEINDADFQLLIVDSLANHKSLLFDYRSGFKKLRQDTSLLKKLIAEADEARNKQDYEQFLLNELEQAKLQEGEQEELEQELERLTHAETIKRALLTTSGLINESEPSALQILKEASLQLQGIEKFDPAINVLYERLRSSIIEIKDITDEVSGIEENTIHSADRLELVNQRLDLFYSLQQKHRLANNTELLAFQKQLEENLNKLLSSDEHIEKLQKEINQLKKELHKQANQLSANRKKAIKVVEEQTGTTLKKVGMLNAKLFLDQKTISELNKDGLDEINLLFTANAGQAPAPVNKVASGGELSRLMLAIKALLAKHTSLPTIIFDEIDTGISGETALKVGEVIADLGQNMQVISITHLPQIAAKGISHYFVHKNEDNGKTTTGIRKLKQEERIGVIAEMLSGKNPGSSAMENARELLA
- a CDS encoding carboxypeptidase-like regulatory domain-containing protein, coding for MIKSLLVALTLIILGTNAIAQNTFSISGLVRDQKDGLPGASIYLSGYKIATVADNDGRFKLSNLKPGSYDLLVQLVGYLPYSKSVIISDKSVQVELVLKENVAQLDEVVIRADPNRQKYINQFKEFFIGKTPNATQCKILNPQVLNVDYDVTKSTLSVSTTEFLVVENKALGYRLKYMLDHFEYNSRTHIIYYSGHPFFEELKASAAKKKKYIAAREVAYYGSSQHFFRSLYANKTKEEGFIINKMIKIPNPNRYPQYIINTNLEKIKAVPEKTGIRQTKGKIDTALLAFWTKQQEMPKTIDKFSRADVLTDTLVHYFNQNLKYLSYTDALLIQYTKEKESLAYSKTGFWIFRPLDVPENEISVANLTGEGVRFYENGGIYDSRSLLFEGYWAYEKVADMVPMDYVPLPKKE
- a CDS encoding carboxypeptidase-like regulatory domain-containing protein; translated protein: MKSFILLLSFLAIGNFCLAQQSYVLSGIIKDKRGEALPGAGVYVSGYKIATATDNNGQYTLPLKPGNYDILVQLIGYKALNKNVVIADKAVKLDLTLEESVTQLAEVTIKPDPNREHYIGMFKDYFIGTTPNAEQCKLINPKVLIIDYDKEEHKLTVKTTEFLIVENKALGYRIKYLLNNFEYDSKTRIIYYEGFPYYEDLKGSARRKKIWDQKRITAYLGSPQHFFRSIYNGKATEEGFIINKLITQPNPDKPSDSTINVNIKRLTKVQEGLLRKPITINHEDSLSYWIRKKNLPGGISFLSRAPVMQDTLVHVKNQSIKSFNFTDQLYVIYTKERENPAYANRIGLSIARPLDTPDYQISTIALHVVPVYFYENGAIYNPRSMLYSGYWGWEKIADSVPMDYLPPASVDGKN
- a CDS encoding PA0069 family radical SAM protein translates to MIGEEEKQYFKGRGAQVNPHNKFLKDVYIKEHHEGIDDWEESDRKTSFIFENSKTIVNKVDSPDVGMAYSLNPYQGCEHGCTYCYARNSHQYWGYSAGIEFERKIIVKKDAPELFKKFLEKKGWDATTISLSGNTDCYQPAERKFKLTRQLLEIALAYKQPIGMITKNSLILRDQDILQEMAKLNLCMVYVSINSLNEDLRQVMEPRTTTAKQRLRVVEELSKAGIPMGVMVAPLVPGLSDHEIPKILKAVANAGAIKAGYTVVRLNGAIGQIFEDWLRKNFPDRFEKVWHSIQSCHGGNVNDSRFGDRMRGDGNISQMIRDNFRLHCRLNGLNVKDIILDHTLFKIPSNQVSLF